GGCCTGGCTGCCCGGGCGCTCCGCGAAGCCGCCGCTCAGCTCGCCGTCCCGGAAGAGCAGGGCGGCGTAGTCGTCGACCGCGTAGCCCGCCGGAAGAGAACCGTCGGCGACCCAGCCCAGGTACCGCTCGCGGCGTCCCGGCTCGCCGCGGTAATGCGGGCAGGCACTCCCCCGCAGCAGGCCGAGCCCATCGTTCAGGGGAGCCAAGGGCCCGAAGGAATCCGTCGACGACGCCTCGTACCAGCAGTTCATCCCGGCACTGATGCCCGCCAGCACGGTGCCCTGTGCCGCAGCCTGCTCGACCAGCTGCGCCACCCCGTGCCGTCTCCACAGTTCCAGGAGAGGTTGACGGTGGAGCCGCCGCCCACATAGATCACGTCCTGGTCGAGGAGCATGGCCGGGTCGGTGTATCCCCACGGGTCCCGGCAGAAGAGCGAGAGCACGGACGTCGTCGCGCGCCCGCGGAAGGCGTCCTCGAAGCGCCGGATGTAGCCCTCGGCGTCGCCGCTCGCGGTCGGCACGAAGCAGACTTTCGGCCGGGACGAGCCGCTCAGGGCGAGGATCTGATCATCGATCAGCGAGGCGCCGTCCTCGGACATGGAGAACCCGCCACCGCCGAGCGTCACGATGGTGCCTCTCATGGCACGCGGCGCAGCCACTCGGGAGTGGAGAACTTGCTCGCGGCGAGCTCGCGTGCGGCGGCCAGCTCGGCGTCGCTGA
The nucleotide sequence above comes from Arthrobacter woluwensis. Encoded proteins:
- a CDS encoding Type 1 glutamine amidotransferase-like domain-containing protein, which codes for MAQLVEQAAAQGTVLAGISAGMNCWYEASSTDSFGPLAPLNDGLGLLRGSACPHYRGEPGRRERYLGWVADGSLPAGYAVDDYAALLFRDGELSGGFAERPGSQAFRVESNGGSAVEREIPLQLLG
- a CDS encoding Type 1 glutamine amidotransferase-like domain-containing protein, whose protein sequence is MTLGGGGFSMSEDGASLIDDQILALSGSSRPKVCFVPTASGDAEGYIRRFEDAFRGRATTSVLSLFCRDPWGYTDPAMLLDQDVIYVGGGSTVNLSWNCGDGTGWRSWSSRLRHRAPCWRASVPG